One genomic window of Myxococcus guangdongensis includes the following:
- a CDS encoding ELWxxDGT repeat protein, producing MDPRLLRSSLYLLLLLTGLCCGDQDAQSQSTRGLGGAPEVQDAPYPVDDLAGGRLSSNPHALTDVGGMLYFVATDRARGTELFKSDGTDQGTLLVKDVRPGRLGSRPRELTALGDTLFFVADDGIHGEELWRSDGKASSTRLVTDLMPGNESSSPQALTVLDDSLYFLATQAASRTELWRTDGTPSGTQRIQDLAKRDEDDLPTHLTPSNGRLFFFMGNTLWRSDGSPRGTHAVRSLDAPPGTLVRPSALTDVAGQLFFFVRHEREDDLPALPPFLSLWTSDGTPNGTKHVTNLSLPIVDASPRAVAAGSLLFFVTHTSTHGDELWRSDGTSHGTFLVRDIAPGPDSANPRELTALDGRLYFSAWTPEHGDELWRSDGTAEGTVLIKDITPGPEGSALAFLRATLGRLYFSAREPGKGHEPWTSNGSGRGTSRMEDLAPGAYSSSARDFTVSGRRVFFTANTRAAGAELWARDLGYDFRVLSRRLSRTSDDEDARLSTSGPARLIQDIHPGAGGPDPHAWVTRAGTLFFDANDGSVGQEPWRTDGTAEGTVLIKDLRPGPLSSEPSGFVVLGPWVLFFADDGVHGRELWRTDGTSQGTTLIKDIRPGLGSSQGAGTPVVMNGVAYFNARDALHGEELWRTDGTPQGTVLVKDLAPGVDDSSPRHLTPLGSRIFFTADVPDLGWELCVSDGTEAGTRLVKDIRPGPAGSFPSSLTVRGQRIVFAANDGRQGDEPWVSDGTAPGTYLLGDLWPGPEGSSPASFTATGDRVYFAATEPSVGREPWSTDATRPGTARVFDVNPGPSGSYPEDFTALGPSVLFSADDGVHGREPWRANRTPDDAVLVKDLNPGPQGSEPRWMTSVGALVLFHADDGRNGAELWESNGTTAGTVLRQELAPGQRGSLPYVFTPTNTQTFFLADDGAQGIEWWVLRLPASRERE from the coding sequence ATGGACCCGCGGCTCCTCCGCTCCTCGCTGTACCTGTTGCTGCTGCTCACGGGCCTGTGCTGCGGGGACCAGGACGCACAATCCCAGTCGACCCGTGGCCTCGGTGGAGCGCCTGAGGTCCAGGACGCCCCCTACCCCGTGGATGACCTCGCCGGAGGTCGCCTCAGCTCCAACCCGCATGCACTGACCGATGTCGGCGGCATGCTCTACTTCGTCGCCACGGACCGCGCCCGTGGCACCGAGCTCTTCAAGAGCGACGGCACCGACCAGGGCACCCTCCTCGTCAAGGACGTCCGCCCAGGCCGCCTCGGCTCACGGCCTCGCGAGCTCACCGCCCTGGGAGACACCCTCTTCTTCGTCGCCGATGATGGCATCCACGGCGAGGAGCTGTGGCGCAGCGACGGCAAGGCCTCCTCCACCCGGCTCGTCACGGACCTCATGCCCGGCAATGAGAGCTCGAGCCCCCAGGCGCTCACCGTGCTCGACGACTCGCTCTACTTCCTCGCCACACAGGCAGCGTCTCGCACCGAGCTCTGGCGAACCGACGGAACCCCCTCCGGCACACAGCGCATCCAGGACCTCGCCAAGCGCGACGAGGACGACCTCCCCACGCACCTCACCCCGTCGAATGGCCGCCTCTTCTTCTTCATGGGCAACACCCTGTGGCGCAGCGACGGCTCGCCCCGGGGCACCCACGCCGTTCGGAGCCTCGACGCCCCGCCCGGCACCCTCGTCCGCCCCAGCGCGCTCACCGATGTCGCCGGACAGCTCTTCTTCTTCGTGCGCCACGAACGCGAGGACGACCTCCCCGCCCTGCCTCCGTTCCTCTCGCTCTGGACCAGCGACGGGACCCCGAATGGCACGAAGCACGTCACCAACCTCTCGCTCCCCATCGTCGACGCCTCACCCCGCGCCGTCGCCGCGGGCTCCCTCCTCTTCTTCGTCACCCACACCTCCACGCACGGGGACGAGCTGTGGCGCAGCGATGGCACCTCTCATGGCACCTTCCTCGTGCGCGACATCGCCCCGGGTCCCGACAGCGCCAATCCTCGCGAGCTCACCGCGCTAGACGGACGCCTCTACTTCTCCGCGTGGACCCCCGAGCACGGGGACGAGCTGTGGCGCAGCGATGGCACCGCCGAAGGCACCGTGCTCATCAAGGACATCACTCCAGGGCCCGAAGGCTCGGCGCTCGCATTCCTGCGCGCCACCCTCGGCCGGCTGTACTTCTCCGCGAGGGAGCCCGGGAAGGGACACGAGCCGTGGACCAGCAACGGCTCCGGACGCGGCACCTCGCGCATGGAAGACCTCGCCCCTGGCGCGTATTCCTCCTCCGCTCGCGACTTCACCGTCAGCGGCCGACGCGTCTTCTTCACCGCGAACACCCGGGCCGCCGGCGCGGAGCTCTGGGCCAGAGACCTGGGCTACGACTTCCGAGTCCTCTCCCGCCGCCTCTCGCGCACGAGCGACGACGAGGACGCGCGCCTGAGCACCTCTGGCCCCGCACGCCTCATCCAGGACATCCATCCCGGCGCGGGCGGCCCCGATCCCCATGCCTGGGTGACTCGCGCGGGAACCCTCTTCTTCGACGCCAACGACGGCAGCGTGGGTCAGGAACCCTGGCGCACCGACGGAACCGCCGAGGGCACCGTGCTCATCAAGGACCTCCGCCCCGGCCCCCTCTCTTCCGAGCCCTCCGGCTTCGTCGTCCTCGGCCCCTGGGTCCTCTTCTTCGCCGATGACGGCGTGCACGGCCGCGAGCTCTGGCGCACCGACGGCACCTCGCAGGGCACCACCCTCATCAAGGACATCCGCCCCGGCCTGGGAAGCAGTCAGGGCGCGGGCACCCCCGTGGTGATGAACGGCGTCGCGTACTTCAACGCTCGCGACGCGCTCCATGGCGAGGAGCTCTGGCGCACCGACGGAACTCCGCAGGGAACCGTGCTCGTCAAGGACCTCGCCCCGGGTGTCGACGACAGCTCACCCCGTCACCTCACGCCATTGGGCTCGCGCATCTTCTTCACCGCCGACGTCCCCGACCTGGGCTGGGAGCTGTGCGTCAGCGACGGCACCGAAGCAGGCACCCGGCTCGTCAAGGACATCCGCCCGGGGCCCGCGGGCTCCTTCCCGTCCTCGCTCACGGTTCGCGGCCAGCGCATCGTCTTCGCGGCGAACGATGGACGGCAGGGAGACGAGCCCTGGGTCAGCGACGGCACCGCGCCCGGCACCTATCTCCTCGGGGACCTCTGGCCCGGCCCCGAGGGCTCGTCCCCCGCCTCCTTCACCGCGACGGGAGATCGCGTCTACTTCGCCGCCACCGAGCCCTCCGTCGGCCGCGAGCCCTGGTCCACCGACGCCACCCGTCCCGGCACCGCGCGCGTGTTCGACGTGAACCCCGGCCCCTCGGGCTCCTATCCCGAGGACTTCACGGCCCTGGGGCCGAGCGTCCTCTTCAGCGCGGACGACGGGGTCCACGGCCGCGAACCCTGGCGCGCGAACCGGACCCCCGACGACGCCGTCCTCGTGAAGGACCTGAACCCCGGCCCCCAGGGCTCCGAGCCTCGATGGATGACCTCCGTCGGCGCGCTCGTCCTCTTCCACGCCGACGACGGCCGCAACGGCGCCGAGCTTTGGGAGTCCAACGGCACCACGGCGGGAACCGTCCTGCGCCAGGAGCTGGCCCCCGGACAACGGGGCTCGCTCCCCTACGTGTTCACGCCCACGAACACGCAGACCTTCTTCCTCGCGGACGACGGCGCCCAGGGCATCGAGTGGTGGGTCCTGCGGCTCCCTGCTTCGCGCGAGCGCGAATGA
- the rnk gene encoding nucleoside diphosphate kinase regulator: protein MTSEQSLIVTDTDLDRLRQVIDHHGGGRTAELVELLESELGRAHVMSSQTVPPSVVTMNSTVLFEDEQTGEQRQVTLVYPKDARSDEGRISVLAPIGSALIGLSVGQSIVWPLPNGRTKRLRIVAVPYQPEAAGHYHL from the coding sequence ATGACCAGCGAGCAGTCCCTCATCGTGACTGATACCGACCTGGACCGTCTGCGCCAGGTCATCGACCACCATGGAGGGGGCCGCACCGCCGAGCTCGTCGAACTGCTCGAGTCGGAGCTGGGCCGCGCGCATGTCATGAGCTCGCAGACGGTGCCCCCCAGCGTGGTGACGATGAACAGCACCGTGCTCTTCGAGGACGAGCAGACCGGCGAGCAGCGTCAGGTGACGCTCGTCTACCCGAAGGACGCGCGCAGCGACGAGGGCCGCATCTCCGTGCTGGCGCCCATCGGCAGCGCCCTCATCGGCCTGTCCGTGGGCCAGTCCATCGTCTGGCCGCTGCCGAACGGCCGCACCAAGCGGCTGCGCATCGTCGCCGTGCCGTACCAGCCCGAGGCCGCGGGCCACTACCACCTCTGA
- a CDS encoding ParA family protein, whose product MALIAFCTIKGGVGKTTLCAHVASALADAGRRVLVLDMDPQAHASLVLGLESREGPCIAEALGPRPKYRLDDVVVASPKRPTLFIAPAAPRMAAMERELFQWGHRLQAIPRALKTLSWTPDVILVDTPPSIGAYTEAVLAFADLVVAPVPTGAFALQGLGEIEAAWRDVREAQGGDLVAVVNLWDRRTPATNGAMEEALKDSTVPVLRARIPRSESINQAGLGYEVVFDTSPAAPGVEELRSLAQELSKRVGLR is encoded by the coding sequence ATGGCGTTGATTGCGTTCTGCACCATCAAGGGCGGCGTGGGGAAGACCACGCTCTGCGCGCACGTGGCCTCCGCGCTGGCGGACGCGGGCCGGCGGGTGCTCGTGTTGGACATGGACCCCCAGGCGCACGCGTCGCTGGTGCTGGGGTTGGAGAGCCGCGAGGGGCCGTGCATCGCGGAGGCGTTGGGGCCCCGGCCGAAGTACCGGCTGGACGACGTGGTGGTGGCGTCACCGAAGCGGCCCACGCTCTTCATCGCTCCGGCCGCGCCGCGCATGGCGGCGATGGAGCGCGAGCTGTTCCAGTGGGGTCACCGGCTCCAGGCGATTCCGCGCGCGCTCAAGACGCTGAGCTGGACGCCGGACGTCATCCTCGTGGACACGCCGCCGAGCATCGGCGCGTACACGGAGGCGGTGCTGGCGTTCGCGGACCTGGTGGTGGCGCCGGTGCCCACGGGCGCGTTCGCGCTGCAGGGCTTGGGAGAGATTGAGGCCGCGTGGCGCGACGTGCGCGAGGCGCAGGGCGGCGATCTGGTGGCGGTGGTGAACCTGTGGGACCGGCGCACGCCTGCGACGAACGGGGCGATGGAGGAGGCGCTGAAGGACTCGACGGTGCCGGTGTTGCGGGCGCGCATCCCGCGCTCGGAGTCCATCAATCAAGCGGGGCTGGGCTACGAGGTCGTCTTCGACACGAGCCCCGCGGCGCCGGGTGTCGAGGAGCTGCGCTCGCTGGCGCAGGAGCTGTCGAAGCGGGTGGGGCTGCGCTGA
- a CDS encoding serine/threonine-protein kinase, whose product MTTTQECPNCGTQHDTRVYVSGQKLTCRCGIRFEVRRQEAGGAKPGGSVHSNITFAPHRAPPASNEHTRDTVIPGLGGEERASRSPSYANGGALRDASAGSSGIDWSEEREPGSSRVGAAPSGIARAGASWVGGTSAAGVASGSEARARLGAAVSAGGDAASVGPVARVDASSGVADMRDVEAAGGQGSASRDSGVEVSFGDTDVPGLRVTGTTVDSSQGGVALPGVSVGGDVSGHGAMASSPVGGDASVRGAAAPGAQFGVALPGVGVAGDAQVRGAASANMAGGDAPVQGGASPGAPFGVPLPGVRAGGEMPVRGAHAPDATGGGDGPGNGLEAVPQSSSGSGGVGPNGVALPSSTPGTDAPVDATVVRSTRPTGRGDADSDLDIHSVETFVAAARVTLPGFELKELLGRGGMGEVWLARQTSLGRTVAVKLLPPKLAKDPEFVARFEKEATALAALNHPNIVQIIDRGVAGEHYYFVMEFVEGRSLREAISTGSLTPQQGLKLMLQAARAIECAHDKDIIHRDLKPENILLDGRGNVKVADFGLAGIRQSEARLQLTATAVAMGTLNYMAPEQRRDAKSVDGRADLFSLGVVLYELLTGELPLGRFKLPSKRVPGLDPRVDHIIDRLLETDPEARYAKATELCEALELLVASTSAPNQTTRPTHQIEARRKSTSQITRKLRMGWRRVRAGLSVVGGLAVLGLGARWVNGRMPEKPFPANTYTETYSVATLVEAATPDGESRFEVSFDDKGPEELNLHSGLWKIEGGQLRAWQGGQDAGGRRLVPRAYVATRYFAADHFDASVMMDVKPLGDEYPPDEPDSQHYGELSFRIRDLQVSAFAIPEVGMRLAWRYFAEDGQEIVGNSAQDTDGLVEDEMPLPDRGPYQVRLKLSRVKGGVLAEGFLGRQRFARKLLPGLENRVAKVAVGCRNLACTFDDLKVKGQLREQPLRRASAGQEQ is encoded by the coding sequence ATGACGACGACCCAGGAGTGTCCCAACTGCGGGACCCAACATGACACCCGGGTCTATGTCAGCGGGCAGAAGCTGACGTGCCGTTGCGGCATCCGCTTCGAGGTGCGTCGTCAGGAGGCCGGCGGCGCGAAGCCGGGTGGGTCGGTGCACTCGAACATCACGTTCGCGCCGCACCGTGCGCCGCCGGCATCGAACGAGCACACGCGCGACACGGTGATTCCGGGACTGGGTGGGGAGGAGCGTGCGTCGCGGAGCCCCAGCTATGCGAATGGTGGGGCGCTGAGGGACGCGTCCGCGGGGTCGAGCGGCATCGATTGGAGTGAGGAGCGTGAGCCCGGCTCGTCGAGAGTCGGAGCGGCTCCGAGTGGCATCGCGAGGGCGGGTGCCTCGTGGGTGGGAGGGACGTCCGCGGCCGGCGTGGCGTCGGGCTCCGAGGCGCGAGCGCGCCTGGGCGCCGCTGTGAGCGCGGGCGGTGACGCCGCGTCAGTGGGCCCGGTGGCGCGCGTGGACGCGTCGTCGGGTGTGGCCGACATGAGAGACGTGGAAGCGGCGGGGGGACAGGGCTCCGCCTCGCGCGACAGTGGTGTGGAGGTGTCCTTCGGGGACACGGACGTGCCCGGCCTGCGCGTGACGGGGACCACCGTCGACTCCTCGCAGGGTGGCGTCGCGCTGCCGGGCGTGAGCGTGGGTGGCGATGTGTCCGGACATGGCGCGATGGCCTCGAGTCCTGTCGGCGGCGATGCATCCGTTCGTGGCGCGGCAGCCCCCGGTGCGCAGTTCGGAGTGGCCCTGCCAGGCGTGGGCGTGGCGGGGGATGCACAGGTCCGTGGCGCCGCGTCCGCGAACATGGCGGGTGGTGATGCGCCCGTGCAGGGCGGGGCATCCCCCGGTGCACCCTTCGGCGTGCCCCTGCCGGGCGTCCGCGCGGGGGGCGAGATGCCCGTGCGTGGCGCGCATGCCCCGGACGCAACAGGGGGTGGTGACGGCCCAGGCAACGGTCTGGAGGCTGTCCCGCAGTCCTCGAGTGGGTCCGGTGGCGTCGGCCCGAATGGCGTGGCGCTGCCTTCGTCGACGCCGGGGACGGATGCTCCCGTGGACGCGACGGTGGTGCGCTCGACGCGGCCGACGGGGCGTGGCGATGCGGACTCGGACCTGGACATCCACTCGGTGGAGACGTTCGTGGCGGCGGCGCGGGTGACGCTGCCTGGGTTCGAGCTGAAGGAGCTGCTGGGCCGCGGTGGCATGGGCGAGGTGTGGCTCGCGCGCCAGACGTCGCTGGGCCGCACGGTGGCGGTGAAGCTGCTGCCGCCGAAGCTGGCGAAGGACCCAGAGTTCGTGGCGCGGTTCGAGAAGGAGGCCACGGCGCTGGCCGCGCTCAACCACCCGAACATCGTGCAGATCATCGACCGGGGCGTGGCCGGTGAGCACTACTACTTCGTGATGGAGTTCGTGGAGGGCCGCTCGCTGCGCGAGGCCATCTCCACTGGCTCGCTGACGCCGCAGCAGGGCCTGAAGCTGATGCTCCAGGCGGCGCGCGCCATCGAGTGCGCGCACGACAAGGACATCATCCACCGCGACCTCAAGCCGGAGAACATCCTGCTGGACGGGCGCGGCAACGTGAAGGTGGCGGACTTCGGTCTCGCCGGCATCCGTCAGTCCGAGGCCCGGCTGCAGCTCACGGCGACGGCGGTGGCCATGGGCACGCTCAACTACATGGCCCCCGAGCAGCGGCGCGACGCGAAGAGCGTGGACGGCCGCGCGGACCTGTTCTCGTTGGGCGTGGTCCTCTACGAGCTGCTCACCGGGGAGCTCCCCCTGGGGCGCTTCAAGCTGCCGTCCAAGCGGGTGCCGGGGTTGGACCCGCGCGTGGACCACATCATCGACCGGCTGCTGGAGACGGACCCCGAGGCGCGCTACGCGAAGGCCACGGAGCTGTGCGAGGCGTTGGAGTTGCTGGTCGCCTCGACGTCCGCGCCCAACCAGACGACTCGGCCGACGCATCAGATCGAGGCGCGGCGCAAGTCGACGAGTCAGATCACCCGCAAGCTGCGGATGGGTTGGCGTCGGGTGCGTGCCGGCCTGTCGGTGGTGGGCGGGCTCGCGGTGTTGGGGCTCGGTGCGCGGTGGGTCAACGGGCGCATGCCCGAGAAGCCGTTCCCCGCGAACACGTATACCGAGACCTACTCCGTTGCGACCCTGGTCGAGGCGGCGACGCCGGACGGCGAGTCGCGCTTCGAGGTGTCCTTCGACGACAAGGGCCCGGAGGAGCTCAACCTCCACAGCGGTCTGTGGAAGATCGAGGGCGGACAGCTCCGTGCGTGGCAGGGCGGTCAGGATGCGGGGGGGCGGCGATTGGTGCCGCGCGCCTACGTGGCGACGCGCTACTTCGCGGCGGACCACTTCGACGCCTCGGTGATGATGGACGTGAAGCCGCTCGGGGACGAGTACCCTCCGGACGAGCCGGACTCACAGCACTACGGCGAGCTGTCCTTCCGCATCCGGGACCTCCAGGTGTCGGCCTTCGCGATTCCGGAGGTCGGCATGCGCCTGGCGTGGCGCTACTTCGCCGAGGACGGGCAGGAGATAGTCGGCAACAGCGCGCAGGACACGGACGGGCTCGTCGAGGACGAGATGCCGCTGCCGGACCGGGGGCCCTACCAGGTGCGTCTGAAGCTCAGCCGGGTGAAGGGTGGGGTGCTCGCGGAAGGGTTCCTCGGGCGGCAGCGCTTCGCCCGGAAGCTGCTGCCCGGACTGGAGAACCGCGTCGCCAAGGTGGCGGTGGGTTGCCGCAACCTGGCCTGCACGTTCGATGACCTGAAGGTGAAGGGGCAGTTGCGAGAGCAGCCGCTGCGCCGGGCCTCGGCGGGCCAGGAGCAGTAG
- a CDS encoding sigma-54-dependent Fis family transcriptional regulator gives MPHGCYGDASAFILPPLPTMPPAPDVTQVLLPFGALVGREVDLDAFLQTLMDRIAATMQADRGTLWLLDPARRELFSRAAHLPEVSQIRVKLGQGVAGTVAQQGQPINVPDPRGEQRFFADIDRMTGYRTTSLLAVPLRDVDGALYGVLQVLNRRGADRFTPEDTERLDAIASQVSSALQSTSLYQELQRAKDQPQAPVGYFFNRIIGESPQLQSIYRLVRKAAPTDATVLLRGESGSGKELFARAVHVNGPRRDKPFIKVDCAALPATLIENELFGHEKGAFTGADHRMPGKFEAADNGTVFIDEIGELPLPVQGKLLRVLQDREFDRVGGTQAIKVDVRIVAATHRDLARMVAEGRFREDLYYRIKVVEVVLPPLRERGAEDIERLARHFIATAARRHRLVTPRLSPAALERLKRYRWPGNVRELENCIESAVVLCEGEILEEHLPLPDMDRVPGSTPAEPVRAATPAVSETGLKSLAEVERLHILRVLDAVKGNRTAAAKVLEIGRNTLARKLKEYGLADEA, from the coding sequence ATGCCACACGGATGCTATGGTGACGCTTCGGCCTTCATCCTCCCGCCCCTGCCCACCATGCCCCCCGCCCCGGATGTCACCCAGGTCCTCCTCCCCTTCGGGGCGCTGGTGGGCCGTGAGGTGGACCTCGACGCCTTCCTCCAGACGTTGATGGACCGCATCGCCGCCACCATGCAGGCGGACCGGGGCACGCTGTGGTTGTTGGACCCGGCGAGGCGCGAGCTGTTCAGCCGCGCGGCGCACCTGCCGGAGGTGTCCCAGATTCGCGTGAAGCTGGGCCAGGGCGTGGCCGGCACCGTGGCCCAGCAGGGCCAGCCCATCAACGTGCCGGACCCGCGCGGCGAGCAGCGCTTCTTCGCGGACATCGACCGGATGACGGGCTACCGCACCACCAGCCTGCTCGCGGTGCCGCTGCGTGACGTGGATGGTGCGCTGTACGGCGTGCTCCAGGTGCTCAACCGCCGGGGCGCGGACCGCTTCACGCCCGAGGACACCGAGCGGCTGGACGCCATCGCCTCGCAGGTGAGCTCCGCGCTGCAGAGCACCAGCCTCTACCAGGAGCTGCAGCGCGCCAAGGACCAGCCCCAGGCGCCGGTGGGCTACTTCTTCAACCGCATCATCGGCGAGTCCCCCCAGCTCCAGAGCATCTACCGGCTGGTGCGCAAGGCCGCGCCCACCGACGCCACCGTGCTGCTGCGCGGAGAGAGCGGCAGCGGCAAGGAGCTGTTCGCGCGCGCCGTGCACGTCAACGGTCCTCGCCGCGACAAGCCGTTCATCAAGGTCGACTGCGCCGCCCTGCCCGCCACGCTCATCGAGAACGAGCTGTTCGGCCACGAGAAGGGCGCCTTCACCGGCGCGGACCACCGGATGCCCGGCAAGTTCGAGGCGGCCGACAACGGCACCGTGTTCATCGACGAGATTGGCGAGCTGCCCCTGCCCGTACAGGGCAAGCTGTTGCGCGTGCTGCAGGACCGCGAGTTCGACCGCGTGGGTGGCACACAGGCCATCAAGGTGGACGTGCGCATCGTCGCGGCCACGCACCGGGACCTGGCGCGCATGGTGGCCGAGGGCCGCTTCCGCGAGGACCTCTACTACCGCATCAAGGTCGTGGAGGTGGTGCTGCCCCCGCTGCGCGAGCGCGGCGCCGAGGACATCGAGCGGCTGGCCCGGCACTTCATCGCCACCGCCGCGCGGAGACACCGGCTGGTGACACCTCGCCTCAGCCCCGCCGCGCTGGAGCGACTCAAGCGCTACCGGTGGCCCGGCAACGTGCGCGAGCTGGAGAACTGCATCGAGAGCGCCGTGGTGCTGTGCGAGGGGGAGATTCTCGAGGAGCACCTGCCCCTGCCGGACATGGACCGCGTCCCCGGGAGCACGCCCGCGGAGCCCGTGCGCGCCGCGACGCCCGCGGTGTCCGAGACGGGCCTGAAGTCCCTGGCCGAGGTGGAGCGCCTGCACATCCTGCGCGTCCTGGACGCCGTGAAGGGCAACCGCACCGCCGCCGCGAAGGTGTTGGAGATTGGCCGCAACACGCTCGCCCGCAAGCTCAAGGAGTACGGCCTCGCCGACGAGGCGTGA
- a CDS encoding adenylate/guanylate cyclase domain-containing protein — translation MSQVPAPFAPKSGQQLRGPRLTGRFADGTLGEFPLGPLTSLGRHPSNTLRLVDREVSKEHATIEKVGKDFVLKDLGSSNGTFVNGKRVKELRLKDGDEIALGSSRLIFHSGEQPVIPAPAAPGVTVVAQSVSMPAFLAQMDQVPQNFRPVDQMTDGEALRRDYEKLRIAHEFHRQVSTQGSQTGLFEQILKVAFQLLAADHGVILKVAGDGEFIPAAVHHRTGKPVNVMLSDTVLKRVVETGKAVLTADAIIDERFSAAESIVAQGIRSAMAVPLMVNSKIQAVLFLDSRQQINAFSEKDLNILSGIASQASIALENAALGEQIRAEAVTRAELSRFLSKAVADAVISGETEDLRQSRLAEVSCLFADIRGFTTISENESPQEVVSMLNTFFTAMADVVFRYEGNLDKFIGDCVMAVWGPPLSHPDDAARAVRAALEMQEAVDQINRNRVAAGKAPIEVGIGINTGQAVVGYMGSAERHEFTAIGDTVNTASRLCGMAKSGEVLASESTVRRSGTGFDVEELPAMQVKGKEKAVPTYRVHGVEHTTAASPRR, via the coding sequence GTGAGCCAGGTTCCCGCCCCATTCGCTCCGAAATCCGGGCAACAGCTCCGAGGCCCCCGGCTGACCGGGCGCTTCGCGGACGGCACTCTGGGGGAGTTCCCCCTGGGGCCGTTGACGTCGCTCGGCCGTCATCCGTCCAACACGCTGCGCCTGGTGGACCGCGAGGTCTCCAAGGAGCACGCGACCATCGAGAAGGTGGGCAAGGACTTCGTCCTCAAGGACCTGGGGTCCTCGAACGGGACGTTCGTCAACGGCAAGCGGGTGAAGGAGCTGCGGCTGAAGGACGGGGACGAGATTGCCCTGGGCTCCTCGCGGCTCATCTTCCACAGCGGTGAGCAGCCGGTCATCCCCGCGCCCGCGGCGCCCGGCGTGACGGTGGTGGCGCAGTCGGTGTCCATGCCCGCGTTCCTGGCGCAGATGGACCAGGTGCCGCAGAACTTCCGTCCGGTGGACCAGATGACGGACGGCGAGGCGCTGCGCCGCGACTACGAGAAGCTGCGCATCGCCCACGAGTTCCACCGGCAGGTGAGCACGCAGGGCAGCCAGACGGGGCTGTTCGAGCAGATCCTCAAGGTGGCCTTCCAGCTGCTCGCGGCGGACCACGGCGTCATCCTGAAGGTGGCCGGGGACGGGGAGTTCATCCCGGCGGCGGTGCACCACCGCACGGGCAAGCCGGTCAACGTCATGCTCTCCGACACGGTGCTCAAGCGCGTGGTGGAGACGGGCAAGGCGGTGCTGACGGCGGACGCCATCATCGACGAGCGCTTCTCCGCGGCGGAGAGCATCGTGGCGCAGGGCATCCGCTCGGCCATGGCGGTGCCGCTGATGGTGAACTCCAAGATTCAGGCGGTGCTCTTCCTGGACAGCCGCCAGCAGATCAACGCCTTCTCGGAGAAGGACTTGAACATCCTCTCCGGCATCGCCTCGCAGGCGAGCATCGCGCTGGAGAACGCGGCGCTGGGCGAGCAGATCCGCGCGGAGGCGGTGACGCGCGCGGAGTTGAGCCGCTTCCTGTCCAAGGCGGTGGCGGACGCGGTGATCTCCGGCGAGACCGAGGACCTGCGGCAGAGCCGGCTGGCGGAGGTGAGCTGCCTGTTCGCGGACATCCGCGGCTTCACGACCATCTCCGAGAACGAGTCGCCGCAGGAAGTGGTGTCGATGCTGAACACGTTCTTCACGGCGATGGCGGACGTGGTGTTCCGCTACGAGGGGAACCTGGACAAGTTCATCGGCGACTGCGTGATGGCGGTGTGGGGTCCGCCGCTGTCGCATCCGGACGACGCGGCGCGGGCCGTGCGGGCGGCGCTGGAGATGCAGGAGGCGGTGGATCAGATCAACCGCAACCGTGTGGCGGCCGGCAAGGCGCCCATCGAGGTGGGCATCGGCATCAACACGGGCCAGGCGGTCGTCGGCTACATGGGCAGCGCGGAGCGGCACGAGTTCACGGCCATCGGCGACACGGTGAACACGGCCTCCCGGTTGTGCGGCATGGCCAAGAGCGGCGAGGTGCTCGCGTCGGAGTCGACGGTGCGCAGGTCCGGTACCGGCTTCGACGTGGAGGAGCTGCCGGCGATGCAGGTCAAGGGCAAGGAGAAGGCCGTCCCCACCTACCGCGTCCATGGCGTGGAACATACGACCGCCGCCTCCCCGCGCCGATGA
- a CDS encoding MBL fold metallo-hydrolase, translated as MDIRFYGVRGSIAVSGSRIGGNTACVEVTSQGHRLILDAGTGIRALGESMMREPIPHDVTMFFSHLHWDHVQGFPFFTPAYLPTSRLTMYGPGANGAQALQSELAAQMQPPHFPVPLSTMRSKMDFLSALHARTVEVGPFKVTPIDVPHPQGCLAYRVEADGHSFIYATDVELRMEDLSPEVARLFEGADVLCLDAQYTPDEYNGKKGIPKKGWGHSTMMDAAGVAKTVGARRLCLFHHDPAHSDEVLEDMAEQARELFPVCEPAREGQRLVLGRAA; from the coding sequence ATGGATATCCGGTTCTACGGCGTTCGCGGCAGCATCGCGGTTTCTGGTTCACGCATCGGCGGCAACACGGCCTGCGTGGAGGTCACGAGCCAGGGCCACCGGCTGATCCTCGACGCGGGCACGGGCATCCGCGCGTTGGGCGAGTCGATGATGCGCGAGCCGATTCCGCACGACGTGACGATGTTCTTCTCGCACCTGCACTGGGACCACGTGCAGGGCTTCCCCTTCTTCACGCCGGCGTACCTGCCCACGTCGCGGCTGACGATGTACGGCCCCGGCGCCAATGGCGCGCAGGCGCTCCAGTCGGAGCTGGCGGCGCAGATGCAGCCGCCGCACTTCCCGGTGCCGCTGAGCACCATGCGCTCGAAGATGGACTTCCTGTCCGCGCTGCACGCGAGGACGGTGGAGGTGGGGCCGTTCAAGGTGACGCCCATCGACGTGCCGCACCCGCAGGGGTGCCTGGCGTACCGCGTGGAGGCGGACGGGCACTCGTTCATCTACGCGACGGACGTGGAGCTGCGGATGGAGGACCTGTCGCCGGAGGTGGCGCGGCTGTTCGAGGGCGCGGACGTGCTGTGTCTGGACGCGCAGTACACGCCCGACGAGTACAACGGGAAGAAGGGCATCCCGAAGAAGGGCTGGGGCCACTCGACGATGATGGACGCGGCGGGCGTGGCGAAGACGGTGGGCGCCCGGCGGCTGTGCCTGTTCCATCATGACCCGGCGCACTCGGACGAGGTGCTGGAGGACATGGCCGAGCAGGCGCGGGAGCTGTTCCCGGTGTGCGAGCCGGCGCGCGAGGGTCAACGACTGGTGCTGGGCCGCGCGGCCTGA